The following are from one region of the Rosistilla carotiformis genome:
- a CDS encoding efflux RND transporter periplasmic adaptor subunit: protein MTSPPIPTHIATGTNTQWSPASVVVPRSNDPLPQSTPQSEQSAATPASIDRRFGQLQQTLTQIARDAGSIQQFADASLTAICRSGIAIGGMWHPRSNTDPATDDSEPLAAQIPGGLLGQPATQQWLHACRTSLATDEEPQTFTSPQVQGLHATCIHLAVGSQHYAITLVAIGSDAGDLQRTIQLLPVMATAWHFGREAIACQHDLRVTAALVELVAEVQKCPTLAEACQSIVDQWKAHLGCKFIALSLFPAASRLAEGRSQPLRLQAISGLAHFDPSSPLAHAIESAHDECVLRECVTSWPPLAPNRRELSIAHRQIVESAGVELIASTPLRDNDGRIVGVLSAAGPFLSVGNPETQNLLTALSLPIGSVLSISRRAQPSRLRRFAQRIASQSIATQRNLLLASVGVVLIALCLPWPYRVACRCRLEPAAKRFAVAPYDGLLDATFVRPGDRVVAGAPLARMEQREINWELAGVVAQQARIRKTLDSHMANHETPKAMICEAELAELAARRQLLEYQRDNMEIRAPVAGLVLAGSLERREHVPVGIGEKLYEIAEISPLRVEVAIPAEDISHVEIGMKVQIRLNSERLQPIVGKLESIRPRSVVRENRNVFVAELSVPNPDGKLRPGMEGDARIETVRHTLAWNWFHKPWERAVAWLSLTFT from the coding sequence ATGACAAGCCCACCGATCCCAACCCATATCGCGACCGGCACCAACACCCAGTGGTCCCCCGCTTCGGTTGTGGTTCCCCGTTCCAACGACCCGCTGCCCCAATCGACACCACAGTCCGAGCAATCGGCCGCGACGCCAGCGAGCATCGACCGACGATTCGGCCAACTGCAGCAGACGCTCACTCAGATCGCCCGCGACGCCGGTTCGATCCAACAATTTGCCGATGCCTCGCTGACAGCGATCTGTCGATCCGGAATCGCGATCGGCGGCATGTGGCACCCGCGTTCCAACACCGACCCGGCGACCGACGACAGCGAACCGCTGGCGGCCCAAATCCCTGGCGGCCTCTTGGGACAGCCCGCAACGCAACAATGGCTGCACGCTTGCCGAACGTCGCTGGCAACCGACGAGGAACCGCAAACATTCACCTCGCCCCAAGTTCAGGGCCTGCACGCGACCTGCATCCATCTCGCGGTCGGATCGCAGCATTACGCGATCACCTTGGTCGCGATCGGCAGCGATGCTGGCGACCTGCAGCGGACGATCCAGTTGTTGCCGGTGATGGCAACCGCGTGGCACTTCGGCCGCGAAGCGATCGCCTGCCAACACGACCTCCGCGTCACCGCCGCCTTGGTGGAACTGGTCGCCGAGGTTCAGAAGTGTCCCACGTTGGCCGAGGCGTGCCAGTCGATCGTCGACCAATGGAAAGCTCATCTCGGCTGCAAGTTCATCGCGTTGAGCCTGTTCCCTGCGGCGAGCCGATTGGCCGAAGGACGTTCCCAACCGCTGCGTCTACAGGCGATCTCCGGACTTGCACACTTCGACCCCAGTTCTCCACTGGCACATGCGATCGAATCGGCCCACGACGAATGTGTGCTGCGTGAATGCGTCACCAGCTGGCCTCCGCTGGCGCCGAATCGTCGCGAACTCTCGATCGCCCACCGGCAGATCGTCGAATCGGCGGGAGTCGAATTGATCGCGTCGACGCCGCTACGCGATAACGATGGCCGAATCGTCGGCGTGCTTTCGGCAGCCGGTCCGTTTCTATCGGTCGGAAATCCGGAGACACAGAACTTGTTGACCGCGTTGTCGCTGCCGATCGGTTCGGTGTTGTCGATCAGCCGTCGCGCTCAACCCTCGCGACTTCGACGCTTCGCCCAGCGGATCGCTTCGCAATCGATCGCCACCCAGCGGAATCTGTTGCTCGCGTCGGTTGGTGTCGTCCTGATCGCGTTGTGCCTCCCCTGGCCCTACCGCGTCGCTTGTCGCTGCCGCTTGGAACCGGCAGCCAAACGCTTCGCCGTCGCTCCGTACGACGGATTGTTAGACGCGACCTTTGTCCGACCCGGCGATCGCGTCGTCGCCGGCGCGCCGCTTGCCCGGATGGAACAACGCGAGATCAACTGGGAATTGGCCGGCGTCGTCGCGCAACAAGCGCGGATCCGAAAAACGCTCGACAGCCACATGGCAAATCATGAGACGCCCAAGGCGATGATCTGTGAAGCGGAACTGGCCGAACTCGCCGCCCGTCGCCAGTTGCTGGAATACCAACGCGACAACATGGAGATCCGCGCTCCGGTCGCCGGATTGGTGCTGGCGGGAAGTCTCGAACGACGCGAGCACGTTCCGGTCGGGATCGGCGAAAAACTGTATGAGATCGCCGAGATCTCGCCGCTGCGGGTCGAAGTTGCGATTCCGGCGGAAGATATCTCCCACGTGGAGATCGGCATGAAGGTGCAGATTCGATTGAACTCCGAACGGCTGCAACCGATCGTTGGCAAACTGGAATCGATCCGCCCCCGTTCGGTCGTCCGCGAGAATCGCAATGTGTTTGTCGCCGAACTGAGCGTCCCCAACCCCGACGGCAAGCTGCGCCCCGGAATGGAAGGGGACGCCCGTATCGAAACCGTTCGTCACACGCTGGCCTGGAATTGGTTCCACAAACCTTGGGAACGAGCCGTCGCGTGGTTGTCGCTGACCTTCACCTAA
- a CDS encoding efflux RND transporter periplasmic adaptor subunit, producing MSTPQLFVHSRFTIAPPTLLFIVLASAAAAAPRNDPPSASYDAFTEPFQTIDVAAAEPGRVAKVFVEPGAQVAADALLMALDSQVLRATRAVAVKQSEATSEIDSLRIEHQRLAHRYQRLLELRSQGAGSPDEVLQAETEVKIAQLRVQTALERQRIAELEIAEIDARIAMKEIRSPIAGIVTEVVQEVGEFVAGAEPTTVRVVDLSALRAVFYLPTQVAMQLQVGQTLALQFPESAADVAATIRHIDPVTNAESGRVGVEVIIDNPNNQYRSGLRCRLHP from the coding sequence ATGTCGACCCCACAACTATTTGTGCACTCGCGATTCACGATCGCACCGCCAACGCTCCTCTTCATCGTCCTGGCATCCGCCGCAGCGGCAGCGCCGCGAAACGATCCTCCGTCAGCCAGCTACGACGCATTCACCGAACCCTTCCAAACGATCGACGTCGCGGCGGCCGAGCCTGGACGCGTGGCAAAGGTCTTCGTCGAACCGGGGGCTCAGGTCGCAGCCGATGCGTTGTTGATGGCCTTGGACAGCCAAGTGCTTCGCGCCACGCGAGCCGTCGCCGTCAAACAATCCGAAGCGACCAGCGAGATCGATTCGCTGCGTATCGAACACCAACGACTCGCCCACCGCTACCAACGCTTGCTGGAACTGCGGTCGCAAGGAGCGGGCAGTCCGGACGAAGTCTTGCAAGCCGAAACCGAAGTCAAGATCGCCCAGCTTCGCGTGCAGACAGCTCTCGAACGGCAACGGATCGCCGAACTGGAGATCGCCGAGATCGACGCGCGGATCGCGATGAAAGAGATTCGCAGTCCGATCGCCGGGATCGTTACCGAAGTCGTCCAAGAGGTGGGCGAATTTGTCGCCGGAGCCGAACCGACAACCGTTCGCGTCGTCGATCTGAGCGCCCTCCGCGCCGTCTTCTATCTGCCGACACAGGTTGCCATGCAGCTGCAAGTTGGACAAACGCTGGCCTTGCAGTTCCCCGAATCCGCCGCTGACGTGGCCGCAACGATTCGCCACATCGATCCGGTCACCAACGCCGAGAGTGGCCGCGTTGGTGTCGAAGTGATCATCGACAATCCCAACAACCAGTACCGCAGTGGCCTCCGCTGTCGACTGCACCCGTAA
- a CDS encoding preprotein translocase subunit SecA, whose product MKSTLMTPDRIVAAVRQQQQRFQRLSDATLRDHTDELRRLRKSQHRHNRSISSGWQRWKRPDAAEPMIEAHGLMAEALRRTTGKLYYDVQLQAGWILAAGSIAEMQTGEGKTITTGLPAFWQALAGRGCHVSTVNDYLARRDFETLQPTFELLGVGVGRIDSEMSLAEKRQAYRCEITYGPGFEFGFDFLRDQIALRSAPRLRLGIRHLAHLRGQSIDKTHSLIGRPLACAVIDEADSVLIDEANTPLILSGQEQSMRQASSDSEAYRVADILAQELQPEEDFSLDPVDRKISFTPTGWFRIHQHFAQANPLRLARAWSCYVENALRARQIFRRDVDYVVRDGEIQIVDQNTGRIHPERSWRNGLHQAVQVKERVAVVPEQQTQARITRQRFIGQYDSICGLTGTAQAAARELKDFYRLSVVSVPTHRPCHRFGLPSRYFSTLQTKHASIVAEIRARHANGGPMLVGTRTIAESRTLSAALQKCGIPHRTLNGIQDEAEADLIAIAGQPGAITIATNMAGRGTDIALTDASRARGGLHVIATEHHPCARVDRQLIGRAARQGDPGAYQFFVSAEDEIFQHAPQLAESISARCSGAPEAQHDFSTEIARLQNDLEHQAYQRRTQLTRADQWLDRVLETVAKEAV is encoded by the coding sequence ATGAAATCAACGCTGATGACTCCCGATCGAATCGTTGCCGCGGTTCGCCAGCAACAGCAGCGGTTTCAGCGATTATCCGACGCGACGCTCCGCGACCACACCGACGAATTGCGACGCCTGCGCAAATCGCAACATCGACACAACCGATCCATCTCCAGCGGCTGGCAGCGTTGGAAACGCCCCGACGCCGCCGAACCGATGATCGAAGCCCATGGTCTGATGGCCGAGGCGTTGCGCCGCACGACCGGCAAACTCTATTACGACGTCCAATTGCAAGCCGGTTGGATTTTGGCAGCCGGATCGATCGCGGAGATGCAAACCGGCGAAGGCAAAACGATCACCACGGGTCTGCCCGCCTTCTGGCAAGCGCTGGCGGGGCGCGGCTGTCATGTCAGCACCGTCAACGACTATCTGGCGCGCCGCGACTTCGAAACGTTGCAGCCCACCTTCGAATTGTTAGGCGTCGGCGTCGGCCGGATCGATTCGGAAATGAGTCTCGCCGAAAAACGCCAGGCCTACCGTTGCGAAATCACCTACGGCCCCGGTTTTGAATTTGGATTCGATTTCCTTCGCGATCAGATCGCCCTTCGATCGGCCCCCCGGCTGCGACTGGGCATTCGACACCTGGCCCATCTGCGCGGCCAATCGATCGACAAAACCCATTCGCTGATCGGACGCCCCTTGGCTTGTGCGGTGATCGACGAAGCGGACAGCGTGTTGATCGACGAGGCGAACACGCCGTTGATCTTGAGTGGACAAGAGCAGTCGATGCGTCAAGCATCCTCCGACTCGGAGGCCTACCGCGTCGCCGACATCCTGGCCCAAGAACTGCAGCCCGAAGAAGACTTCAGCCTCGATCCGGTCGATCGAAAAATAAGCTTCACGCCAACCGGCTGGTTTCGCATCCATCAACACTTTGCTCAAGCCAATCCGCTGCGTCTGGCTCGTGCCTGGTCCTGTTACGTCGAAAACGCACTGCGTGCACGACAGATCTTCCGCCGCGACGTCGACTACGTCGTCCGCGATGGGGAGATCCAAATCGTCGATCAAAATACAGGCCGCATCCATCCCGAACGCAGCTGGAGAAATGGACTGCACCAAGCGGTTCAAGTGAAGGAGCGCGTCGCGGTCGTCCCCGAACAACAAACGCAGGCCCGGATCACCCGGCAACGCTTCATCGGCCAATACGATTCGATCTGCGGTTTGACGGGAACCGCCCAAGCGGCGGCCCGCGAACTCAAGGATTTCTATCGTTTGAGTGTCGTCAGCGTCCCGACGCATCGACCCTGCCACCGGTTCGGGCTGCCCAGTCGCTATTTTTCCACCCTCCAAACCAAACATGCGTCGATCGTCGCGGAGATCCGCGCCCGGCATGCCAATGGAGGCCCGATGCTGGTCGGCACGCGAACGATCGCCGAAAGTCGAACGCTTTCGGCCGCGCTGCAGAAATGTGGCATTCCCCATCGCACGCTCAACGGCATCCAGGATGAAGCCGAAGCCGATCTGATCGCCATCGCCGGCCAACCGGGCGCGATCACGATCGCCACGAACATGGCCGGCCGCGGCACCGACATCGCCCTGACCGATGCATCGCGCGCCCGCGGCGGTCTGCATGTAATCGCCACCGAACACCATCCCTGCGCCCGCGTCGATCGCCAGTTGATCGGCCGCGCGGCGCGACAAGGAGATCCGGGGGCGTACCAGTTCTTCGTCTCGGCCGAAGACGAGATCTTTCAACACGCCCCGCAATTGGCTGAGTCGATCTCGGCACGATGCAGTGGGGCCCCCGAAGCGCAGCACGATTTCTCCACCGAAATCGCTCGGCTGCAAAACGACCTGGAACATCAAGCTTACCAACGCCGCACGCAGCTGACCCGCGCCGACCAATGGCTCGATCGCGTCCTCGAAACCGTCGCCAAAGAGGCTGTCTAA
- a CDS encoding efflux RND transporter periplasmic adaptor subunit, with amino-acid sequence MQSSLETPESYTPEAQHSCVELSGVVLTLRDDLRFTLQHDGAADTNLIEDHARTKFYRVGIAEFAFISLLDGHVTIAEAHGLAASALGAQALNDQETAGLCRWLVENQLASTPASLTSCRMAEAAGQHRFQKRLASLSLISPKLPFGNPDRAIGAISPLLGWWFSPLGFAIWMIVIGGGLVSVFAAADRINPSAETVIARNNWIWLGTTWFLLKLVHELAHGLACKRFGGSVRECGIVLFMLIPLPYVDVTSAWQFRARSRRILTSAAGVMAELMIAAIAAILWSRSTSPLVVQHAFNVMLSGSLITWMFNANPLMRFDGYYILTDWLKMPNLATHASQMVRGAVRKFFLGIESPASHGNLRSRWFVAGYGVAAIAWRVVMCTALIVGAEQMLWGAGIAMALIAATLWFILPIARTLHFIVWGNPTSQPNRRQFCKAIAIVSLLAAGILLSPWYGQTTAPAIVGYDPLIQVRAPTMGFVKRVAVRSGQQVHAGDVLLELENQPLQMKTAELAAQVQRSRTRARIYAASHQAAAYDVEQQQLAAIESEWNDRRGMLSNLIIRATKPGIVIGDTLESVLGTYVAPGESLMTLGPQGQCRIRALVPQRELEYFVARVGQTVRVQMHGSPGIVGRLESVDPRGDTRLPHAALSATAGGPIATHANRQPDSEPTDGITATAGEASGDATFEATEPYFTATIRVDDDALAGKIGATGWVGFRSHRGSVGVVLWETLHNWITSRQRHVPTG; translated from the coding sequence ATGCAATCGTCTTTGGAAACACCCGAATCGTACACCCCCGAAGCGCAGCACAGCTGTGTCGAATTGAGTGGTGTCGTGCTGACACTCCGCGACGACTTGCGGTTCACGTTGCAACACGACGGCGCGGCCGACACCAATCTAATTGAAGATCATGCGCGAACGAAATTCTATCGGGTTGGAATCGCCGAATTCGCGTTCATCTCGTTGTTGGACGGCCACGTGACGATCGCCGAAGCGCACGGCCTGGCCGCGTCGGCGTTGGGCGCCCAAGCGCTCAACGATCAAGAGACCGCGGGCCTTTGCCGCTGGTTAGTCGAAAATCAATTGGCCTCGACTCCCGCATCGCTGACCTCGTGCCGGATGGCCGAGGCGGCCGGCCAACACCGCTTCCAAAAACGACTGGCAAGCCTCTCTTTGATCAGCCCCAAGCTTCCCTTCGGCAATCCCGACCGCGCGATCGGGGCGATCTCGCCGCTGTTGGGTTGGTGGTTCTCGCCCCTTGGATTTGCGATCTGGATGATCGTCATCGGCGGTGGCCTGGTCTCCGTATTTGCAGCGGCGGATCGGATCAATCCGAGTGCCGAAACGGTCATCGCCCGCAACAACTGGATCTGGTTGGGGACAACTTGGTTTCTGTTGAAGCTGGTTCACGAACTGGCCCACGGTCTGGCCTGTAAACGCTTCGGTGGGTCGGTCCGCGAATGTGGCATCGTCCTGTTCATGCTGATCCCCCTGCCGTACGTCGACGTCACCTCGGCGTGGCAATTCCGCGCTCGATCGCGTCGTATCCTTACATCGGCCGCCGGGGTGATGGCCGAATTGATGATCGCGGCGATCGCGGCGATCCTATGGAGCCGTTCGACGTCGCCGCTGGTCGTGCAGCACGCGTTTAACGTCATGCTGTCGGGCAGCCTGATCACGTGGATGTTCAACGCCAATCCGCTGATGCGATTCGACGGCTACTACATTTTGACAGATTGGTTGAAGATGCCGAACCTGGCGACGCATGCAAGTCAGATGGTCCGCGGCGCGGTGCGGAAGTTCTTTTTGGGAATCGAATCCCCCGCGTCCCACGGCAACCTCCGCTCGCGGTGGTTTGTCGCGGGATATGGCGTCGCGGCGATAGCTTGGCGAGTCGTGATGTGCACCGCGTTGATCGTCGGTGCCGAACAGATGCTATGGGGCGCAGGGATCGCGATGGCGTTGATCGCGGCCACGTTGTGGTTCATCCTGCCCATCGCCCGCACCCTCCACTTCATCGTTTGGGGAAATCCGACCAGCCAACCCAACCGCCGCCAATTTTGCAAGGCGATCGCGATCGTATCGCTCCTGGCCGCAGGCATTCTGTTGTCACCCTGGTATGGCCAGACGACAGCTCCGGCGATCGTTGGCTACGATCCGTTGATTCAAGTTCGCGCTCCGACGATGGGCTTCGTCAAACGGGTCGCCGTCCGCAGCGGGCAACAGGTCCACGCCGGCGACGTTCTGTTGGAACTCGAAAATCAGCCGCTGCAGATGAAAACGGCGGAACTGGCAGCGCAAGTCCAACGGTCGCGGACCCGCGCTCGCATCTACGCCGCATCGCACCAAGCCGCTGCCTACGATGTGGAACAACAACAATTGGCCGCGATCGAATCGGAATGGAACGACCGCCGCGGGATGTTGTCGAACTTGATCATCCGCGCGACAAAACCGGGAATCGTAATCGGCGACACGCTGGAATCGGTGTTGGGAACTTACGTCGCCCCCGGTGAATCGTTGATGACCTTGGGTCCCCAAGGGCAGTGCCGGATCCGCGCGCTGGTCCCGCAGCGCGAACTGGAGTACTTCGTCGCGCGAGTCGGTCAGACGGTCCGCGTGCAGATGCATGGCAGCCCCGGAATCGTGGGCCGCTTGGAATCGGTCGACCCGCGAGGCGACACCCGCCTGCCTCACGCCGCGTTGAGCGCCACCGCCGGAGGCCCGATCGCCACCCATGCCAACCGCCAACCCGACAGCGAACCGACCGACGGAATCACGGCCACCGCAGGGGAAGCATCCGGCGACGCAACGTTTGAAGCGACCGAGCCCTATTTCACCGCAACCATCCGCGTGGATGATGACGCGCTAGCTGGAAAAATCGGTGCGACCGGATGGGTTGGCTTTCGGTCCCATCGCGGCTCGGTCGGCGTCGTGCTGTGGGAAACGCTCCACAACTGGATCACTTCACGACAGCGGCACGTCCCAACAGGCTGA